From the Candidatus Amarolinea dominans genome, one window contains:
- a CDS encoding AMP-binding protein encodes MTHPAATHLSALLDAAADRWPDREAIVFQDMRLTWRMLAQQVDRLAAAFMALGIEHGDCIGLQCTTRPEYIITYLAAMRCGAVLAGFNSQYTPLEVSRLAPLARPVLLVLQADAAARLQPFLSTLTSVRHLVIIGDAMTHADGVADGAHLLTDLMTAQAQPGLSAALTARQAQLQADDDALIVFTGGTTGAPKGARLSHANIISNISAQVRHLGFRSTDRIILHLPMNHVSGAVLITVGAMFSGAALIMLERFHPVDTLTLVAQERVTILGQVPTMWIMEFLLPHFADFDLSSLRMTIVAGAPTPPTAMRRIASLAPFAVHGYGLTESAGMVTYTRPTDNADTLVRTAGRAASEFDVRIVDSARQTLPPGQIGEIAVRGPCVMKGYVQTPLDNDTALAADGWLYTGDIGRLDEQGYLTVVGRSKEMFITGGFNVYPAEIEAYLAEHPKVACCACLGKPDPVMGEVGVAFVLPHPNMPLTVQELRAHCRHGLARYKTPAEFRISDSLPLTAAGKVDKAALARLL; translated from the coding sequence ATGACGCATCCAGCAGCTACCCATCTGAGCGCCCTTCTCGACGCCGCGGCCGACCGGTGGCCCGACCGAGAAGCGATTGTTTTTCAGGACATGCGGCTCACCTGGCGGATGCTGGCGCAGCAGGTTGATCGGTTGGCCGCCGCGTTCATGGCCCTGGGCATCGAACACGGCGACTGTATCGGCCTGCAGTGTACCACGCGGCCCGAATACATCATTACCTACCTGGCGGCCATGCGCTGCGGCGCGGTCCTGGCCGGCTTCAACAGCCAGTACACGCCCCTGGAGGTCAGCCGCCTGGCCCCGCTGGCGCGACCGGTGCTCCTGGTGCTGCAGGCCGATGCGGCCGCCCGCTTGCAGCCCTTCCTGTCCACCCTGACCAGCGTGCGTCACCTGGTCATCATCGGCGATGCCATGACTCATGCGGATGGCGTTGCCGATGGCGCCCATCTGTTGACCGATCTCATGACCGCCCAGGCTCAACCCGGGTTGAGCGCCGCCCTGACCGCGCGGCAGGCGCAGCTGCAAGCCGACGATGATGCCTTGATCGTTTTCACCGGCGGCACCACCGGCGCACCCAAAGGCGCGCGGCTCAGCCATGCCAACATCATCAGCAACATCAGCGCGCAGGTCCGTCACCTCGGCTTCCGCAGCACTGACCGCATCATCCTGCACCTGCCCATGAATCATGTCAGCGGCGCGGTGCTCATCACCGTGGGCGCCATGTTCAGCGGCGCTGCCCTCATCATGCTGGAGCGCTTTCACCCCGTTGACACCCTCACCCTGGTGGCCCAGGAGCGGGTCACGATCCTGGGCCAGGTGCCGACGATGTGGATCATGGAGTTCCTGCTGCCCCATTTCGCCGATTTCGACCTGTCCTCCCTGCGCATGACCATCGTCGCGGGCGCGCCCACCCCTCCGACCGCCATGCGGCGCATTGCATCCCTGGCGCCTTTTGCCGTGCATGGCTATGGCTTGACCGAATCCGCCGGCATGGTGACTTACACCCGCCCCACCGACAACGCCGATACGCTGGTGCGCACGGCTGGCCGCGCTGCGTCTGAGTTCGACGTACGCATCGTGGACAGCGCCCGCCAAACGCTGCCGCCAGGCCAGATCGGCGAGATCGCCGTACGCGGACCCTGCGTGATGAAGGGTTATGTGCAAACTCCGCTAGACAACGATACCGCGCTCGCCGCCGACGGCTGGCTCTACACGGGCGACATCGGCCGCCTGGATGAGCAAGGCTACCTGACGGTCGTGGGGCGGAGCAAAGAGATGTTCATCACCGGCGGCTTCAACGTCTATCCGGCGGAGATCGAAGCCTACCTGGCGGAGCATCCCAAGGTCGCCTGCTGCGCGTGCCTGGGCAAGCCGGACCCGGTCATGGGTGAGGTTGGCGTGGCCTTTGTGTTGCCGCATCCCAACATGCCGTTGACCGTGCAAGAGTTGCGCGCCCATTGCCGGCATGGTCTGGCGCGCTACAAGACGCCGGCCGAGTTTCGGATCAGTGACAGCCTGCCGCTGACCGCTGCGGGCAAAGTGGACAAGGCGGCCCTGGCGCGCTTGCTGTAA